In the genome of Lynx canadensis isolate LIC74 chromosome X, mLynCan4.pri.v2, whole genome shotgun sequence, one region contains:
- the XKRX gene encoding XK-related protein 2, producing the protein MDRVFEIPEEPNMDPISSLEEDVIRGANPRFTFPFGILFSTFLYCGEAASALYMVRIYRKNSETYWMTYTLSFFMFSSIMVQLTLIFVHRDLAKDKPLSLFMHLILLGPIVRCLEAIIKYLTLWKKEGQEEPYVSLTRKKMLINGEEVLIEWEVGHSIRTLAMHRNAYKRMSQIQAFLGSVPQLTYQLYVTLISAEVPLGRAVLMVFSLISVTYGATLCNMLAIQIKYDEYKIRLGPLEVLCITIWRTLEITSRLVILVLFSATLKLKAVPFLLLDFLIILFEPWVKFWRSGAQMPNNIEKNFSRVGTLVVLISITVLYAGINFSCWSALQLKLADRDLVDKGQNWGHMGLHYIVRLVENVIMVLVFKCFGVKVLLNYCHSLIALQLIIAYLISIGFMLLFFQYLHPLRSLFTHNVVDYLHCVCCHQHPRGRVENSEPSCDAEARQSIV; encoded by the exons ATGGACCGAGTTTTTGAAATTCCTGAGGAGCCTAACATGGATCCAATTTCATCTCTGGAGGAAGATGTCATCCGTGGGGCCAACCCCCGATTTACCTTTCCATTTGGCatcctcttctctacctttttgTACTGTGGGGAGGCTGCATCTGCCTTGTACATGGTTAGAATCTATCGTAAGAATAGTGAAACCTACTGGATGACATACACCTTATCCTTCTTTATGTTTTCATCCATTATGGTCCAGTTGACCCTCATTTTTGTCCACAGAGATCTGGCCAAAGACAAGCCGCTATCATTGTTTATGCATCTAATCCTCTTGGGACCTATTGTCAG ATGTTTGGAGGCCATAATTAAGTACCTCACACTGTGGAAgaaagaggggcaggaggagcccTATGTCAGCCTCACCCGAAAGAAGATGCTAATAAATGGCGAGGAGGTGCTGATAGAATGGGAGGTGGGCCACTCCATCCGGACCCTGGCTATGCACCGCAATGCCTACAAACGTATGTCACAGATCCAAGCCTTCCTGGGCTCAGTGCCCCAGCTGACCTATCAGCTCTATGTGACTCTGATCTCTGCAGAGGTCCCCCTGGGTAGAG ctGTGCTAATGGTCTTTTCCCTGATATCTGTCACCTATGGGGCTACCCTCTGCAATATGTTGGCTATCCAGATCAAGTATGATGAATACAAGATTCGCCTTGGGCCATTAGAAGTCCTCTGCATCACCATCTGGCGGACATTGGAGATCACTTCCCGCCTCGTGATTCTGGTGCTCTTCTCAGCCACATTGAAATTGAAAGCTGTGCCCTTCTTATTGCTTGACTTCCTGATCATCCTCTTTGAGCCTTGGGTGAAGTTCTGGAGGAGTGGTGCCCAGATGCCCAATAACATTGAGAAAAATTTCAGCCGGGTCGGCACCCTGGTGGTGCTGATTTCTATTACCGTCCTCTATGCTGGCATCAACTTCTCTTGCTGGTCAGCTTTGCAGTTGAAATTGGCAGATAGGGACCTTGTTGACAAAGGTCAGAACTGGGGACATATGGGCCTGCACTATATTGTGAGATTGGTAGAAAATGTGatcatggttttggttttcaAGTGCTTTGGAGTGAAAGTGTTGCTGAATTACTGTCATTCCTTGATTGCTTTGCAGCTCATCATTGCTTATCTGATTTCCATTGGCTTCATGCTCCTTTTCTTCCAGTACTTGCACCCATTGCGATCACTCTTTACCCACAATGTAGTAGACTACCTCCATTGTGTCTGCTGCCACCAGCACCCCCGGGGCAGGGTTGAGAACTCAGAACCATCCTGTGATGCTGAAGCAAGGCAAAGCATTGTCTGA